TGGAAAACATGTCGCAGACCCCGCATGTCATCCGTGGCGCGCGCTGGGGCATCCCCTTGGGACAAGCGCCGATGGAAGACCAGCTCTGGACGGCGCTGACCGATCCCTTCTGCGGATTGAACATGGCGCAGACCGCCGAGAAGCTTGCCGAACAACATGGAATCACGCGACGCGACGCCGATCAATACGCGCTGCGTTCCTTTACCGCGGCTCAGAATGCGCGTCAGAAGTGCTGGCTCTCCTCGGAGATCGCGCCGGTCGAATTGCCGGGACGGAGAGGCGAGACGATCACGATCAAAGACGACGAACATATTCGTGAGACATCGCTGGAGCAATTGGCCGCGCTGAAGCCGGTGTTCAAGAAGGACGGGATTGTCACTGCCGGCAACGCCTCCGGCATCAACGATGGCGCGGCGGTGTTGGTGATCGCCTCAAAGCAAGTGGCCGAGAAGCACGGATTGAAAGTCCTCGGACGTCTCGTTTCCTATGGCATCGCCGGTGTTCCGCCGGAGATCATGGGGATCGGCCCGGTCGATGCGATCAAGCTGGCATTGCAGCGCGCCAAGCTCGACCTCAGGGACCTCGACTTGGTCGAAATCAACGAGGCATTCGCGGCGCAATACCTCGCCTGCGAGAAGGCGCTCGGCCTCCCGCGCGAAAAAGCCAACGTCAACGGCGGCGCGGTCGCCATCGGCCATCCACTCGGCGCCTCGGGCGCGCGGCTGACGCTCACGCTCTTGTATGAAATGCACCGCCGTGGATCGCGCTACGGCTGCGCCTCGCTCTGCATCGGCGGCGGCCAGGGCATCGCCGCGATTTATGAGCGGGTGGGGTAGCGCTTTGTCCGACCGGCACGTATGAAAGAACGCAACAAGCCGTTAGCGAACGCGCCATTCAGCTATCGCCCGCTGAAAGGCAATCGTGTGCAACTGCTGTATGGGGGACGGGTTGTCGTAACTCTGTCGAGTGCGGAAGGCGCGAAGTTTCTCACGAAAGTCGCCGCGTGTCCGCCGGAAGACGCACAACTGTTGCTGGCGCGTGCGACGAAAAACTTCAAGCGCGGCAACGAACGGCAGAAGCAGAACTAGGGATCGCCGTCGCAGCGACCGGCGAAAGCTCCCAGCCCAGTCCGGTAGGGGCACGGCCCCGCAAGCGGGATCTTCGACGCGCCGTGCCCCGATGGGACTTGTCAAAACCTGACAACAATTGTCAACACCGCACTTCTCCACTCCACAACTGACGCGCTTCCGTCGTATTTTGGCCCTTGGTTGGTTTTGGGAGGGCGAGGGTTCTGCCGAGCCTAAAGCGAGGTTCGGTAAAACCGCGCCCTCCCAAGGCAGATGAATCGTGACATGAATACGCCCGAAGGACTCGACAAGATTTTCAAACCCCGTTCGGTGGCGGTCATCGGTGCGACCAGCCGTCCGGGGACCATCGGGCGCGAGCTGACCCACAACCTCATCGCCTTCGATTTCAAAGGCAAAATCTTCCCGGTCAACCCGACCGCACAATACATCCACTCGATTAAGTGCTACCCATCGGTGCTCGACATTCCCGATCCGGTCGATCTGGCGATGATCGTCGTGCGCCGCGATCTGGTTTTGGGAATTGTCGAGGAATGCGGGCAGAAGGGTGTCGGCGGGATCGTCATCATCACCGCCGGGTTTCGCGAGACCGGAGCTGAGGGCGCGGCGCTCGAAGACCGGATCATGGAGCGCTGCCGTCACTACAAGATGCGCCTGATCGGTCCCAATTGCTTTGGCGTCATCAACACCAATGAGTCGGTCTCGCTGAATGCGACTTTTGCGCGCACGCCGCCGTTGCCGGGCCGGATCGGCTTCATGTCGCAGTCGGGGGCGCTGGGCGAGGCGATTCTCAATCACGCGCGACGGTTGGGCATCGGCTTTTCGATGTTCGCCTCGGTCGGCAACAAGACCGATGTCTCCGGCAACACGCTGCTGTCATACTGGCGCGACGATCCCGACACGCAAATCATCCTGCTGTATCTCGAAAGCTTCGGCGATGCGGAATCGTTCACCCGCATTGCGCGCGAGGTCTCGCGCAGCAAGCCGATCATCGCGGTCAAGTCGGGCAAGACCTTCGCCGGGGCGCGGGCGACCATCTCGCACACCGGGGCGATGGCCGGGCACGACATCGGCGTCGATGCGCTCTTTGACCAATGCGGCGTGCTGCGGGTCGAATCGATGGAGGAGCTCTTCGATCTGGCGCTGGCGATGGACCGTCAGCCGGTCCCCCGGGGAAACCGTGTGGCGATTCTTACCAATGCCGGCGGTCCCGGAATCCTGGCGACCGATGCGGCGGTCAACTCCGGGCTGGAAATGGCGACGCTGGCGGACAAGACGGTCGCCACGCTACGGGCGAACCTTCCGGCGGCGGCCGCCACCGGCAATCCGGTCGACATGATCGCCTCGGCCGACGGCAAGGACTATCGCATGGCGCTGGATGCCTTGTTCGCCGACGCCAATGTCGACGCACTCATCTGCATCTTCGTGCCGCCGGTGATGATCGATGAACTGGCGGTGGCCGAAGCGATCATCGACGCGCGCGGCGGCACCGACAAGCCGCTGCTGGCCTGCTTCATGGGCCCGGGCGAGGGCATGGCAGGTTCCGCGCGTCTGAAGAGCGCCGGAATCCCGGTTTATACCTTTCCTGAAGAAATCGCCAACGTCTATCGGATGATGCACAAGTACAACGTGTGGCGCGCCCGTCCGGCGCGCGGCGCCGGCCCGGTCCCCGACCGTGTCGAGCAGGCAAGGCGAAAACTCACGGAACTGGCCGCAGCCGGCACACAGCAGCTCTCCGGACAAACCGCCGGGGAGGTGCTGGCGATGGCGGGCATTCCGACTGCCCCGCTGCGAACCGCGGCCGACCCCACCGCAGCGGTCTCAATCGCCGAATCATTGGGATATCCGGTCGTACTGAAGCTGGAAGCCGATGGACTCACCCACAAGACGGAAATCGGCGGCGTGATCGTCGATATTCGTACGGCCGACGAGGTGACCCGGCACTACGCCCAACTGATCATGCGCGCGCAGAAGAGCAAGCTGATGCATCCGCGCATCGCGGTGCAGGCGATGGTGGACGGCGGAGTCGAAATGGCGCTGGGCATGGTGCGCGATCCCAAGTTCGGCCCGCTGGTGATGTGCGGACTCGGGGGGGTTTTTATCGAAGTCGTCCGCGACATCGCCTTTCGACTGCCGCCGGTCACGCGGGAGGATGCCCGGGAAATGGTCGAGTCGCTGAAGGGATACAAACTGTTGACCGGATACCGAGGCGCGCCGCCATGCGATTTAAATCCCCTGCTCGATGCGCTCGTCGCCATATCGCAATTGGTCTCCGGGATGCCATGCCTGCACGAGCTGGACATCAATCCTTTTGTGGTGACTCCGGCCGGGGAGACCAGTTGCGCCATCGACGCCCGCATCCTCTTCGCAGACTCGGTGTAATCGGCAATTCCTCCCTCATTGCCATCAATCAAACGGCCCCTCGCGTGAGGGGCCGTTTGCCGATCTTAGGGGAGAACAACTTCCCGGTACTGCTTGCAGGGTTATTTGGAAAGCACTACCTGGGCCATGGAAAGCTGCCCTCCCGAGGGACTCGGATTATCGGTTGTCCCCATCCCTTGATTGACGTGAATGCGGGCTGAGGGACCGACAGACATCAGATTTGGGTTTCCCGACCAGATGCAAATTACCGGCGATTGCCGATTCTGTCAACACTTCAAAACAGGCGAATGACAATTCCGTGACGCCGATGCCGCTACGAGCACGGGAGCGGCTGCGGTCCGGCACGGAAGACATGGTTGACGAGCGCCACGACATCGAAGACGTTGATGGTCCCGTCGCAATTGAGATCGCCCACCGCGAACGGACACGGCGCCGCTCCGTTGCGGAATGCCGTCGAGACAAGGTAGACGACATCAAAGACATTGAATACGCCGTTGTGATCCACGTCGCCGATCAGCGAATAGGGCACTGTAACGGTGCCGTCCTGAATGCGAATGCGCCGTTCATAGACAACGAGCGAGTCGAATAGCAGCGTCGTATCGGGATTCACGATCGTCGTGTCGGGCATGCCGTAATAGACCGAATCATTCCCCGGGATGACCTTCCCCTTGGTGTCGGAAAAATAGGTGCCGACCGTATTGATGTCGAACGTCACCACACGATCGGAATCCGAGTCGGGGATCTCACAGGCCATTTGACCGATGACCTTGATCAGCACACCCTGCACGAAGGGCACGATCGGCAGCGGGTACTGGTCGCCGTCGACGTCGGCGATTCCGGTCAAGCGGATGTTCAGACCGCCGAACGTGTTTGCCTGGGTGAAGTCCCACTGTTGGACAAGTGTTCCCTGGGTCGTGGACGGCACCACCGCCAGAGTGCACGCCTCCTCGATGATCTCATCGCACACCGGGGGATTGGCGCATTCGTAGCAGGTGGTCGCGATCGTGTCCGATTCATACACCATCAGGTCCGGACGCGAGAGCGTGATCGACAACTGAAATCCCTGGACGGAGTCCGTCAGGTTGTCCAGGATGACCGAGACCGGCACACCGGTTCCCGGCGAGCCCAGCGTATCGCCGATGTCGACCGTCAGAACCGTGTCATGATAGATCGTCGTATCCTCGCCCGTGCGGATGATTGTGGCCTCCGCCGATGCCGGGATTAGCGCGGCGCACACGATCAAGACGGCAACGATCCCGAGCATCTGGATCCAGTTGTTACGGGGCATGGACTACTCCTTGCAGTTGAGGGACCTACGGCGTTGCATCCGGTCGCATGCGCATGGACCTGTCGCATGTGGGCACGTCCGCGACCCGAGGCGCGGTCGCCCTCAAGGTGGTCCCACACCTTGTGGACCTGCGTCTGTTATCGTTTATCGAACCGATGAACGCATCGCTCGAGCGCCGAAATCACCACAACGACCTGAGCTTGAATCGGTCCGACAAACCGTGCGCAGTTTTAAATGGCTGCAACTCCCGTTACTTCATCCGTCAAGTCTCGCTTGACGTCCTAGGCAGAAAAAAAGAGGTATTGGGGCCCGGCATTTTCACCTCAGCCCACCAGTCATTGACCATAATTAGCAGGAAGATTGGCAATTGTCAAGCGGTTGGGACGCAAAACTGAAGCGTCGCGACGCCATCGACACTTAACGCAGCACACACAGCCGGGCCGAATGCCCACAATACATTGACACACTGTGAGTTACGCGAATTGACGGCCGTCCATGGCCCCTCGATTAAATCTTTGTTCATCAATAGCCTTTGCACTTTTCTTGTGTCGCACTGGTCGAGCGTGTGATCACCGGGTTGTACAACTCTCCGCGAGTATTGGCCACAAACGTCCCCATCGGTTCAAATCGCACGATCGCGCTATCGGAGCGCGACACGATGCCTGCTACCGACGGCTTCGCTGTCAGCGGCAACCTGAACAGCAGTCCGCGGCTGAGAGGCGGCAACGCTTTGGCGACTACAGAATCTTGCGCTATCATCTGCGACAGCAGCGTGACTTTTGCCGTGAACAGATTCGGGCTGCTGGCGCCGACATACTCCCACTCCGACAGCAGTCCGCCGCTGGTGTCACAACGCAGCTCGGTGCCTGACAGCGCGCGCAGCGGGGCCGTCGCCGAATCGTCGCGGTGCACGGGCGCAGCGCTGTTGAACCGGAGTGAATCCGGACGCTGGAAGGAGAACAGATCGGGACGATCCCAGGTCAGCAGTGCTTCGATACCGGCGATCGAATCGGGCGAGGACAAAAGCCAACATTCCAGCGACTGCGGACAGCCGGACGCATCAGCCGCAATCCGTAGCTCCAGGGTCACGGGGCCGGCGTTCGCCGGTGACGCCGATTTCGTGGTCTCGGCCCTCGCGGCGCCGGCCGCGACGAGTGCCGCAACGACGTATCGAATCATGGAATATCGCATCATCTCAACCCCTCAGGGTTATAACCCGCTCCTCACGCAATATCGGTTGATACACCGACGAATCCAAACGCGGTGCAGTCTCATATCGGCCAGTGGCGTACATTCCCGATGACATGGCGACACCATCGTCGAAAAACGCCCGCGTGTCGCTGACCGTCGGCAATCTGTTCGTCCGCTACGGCGGGTACACGGCTGTCAACGACGTCAGTTTTGAAGTCGGCGGCGGGACGATTCTCGGGATCATCGGTCCCTCCGGCGCGGGGAAATCGTCGATTCTGGCCGCGCTGACCGGACTGATTGCTTCGACCGGCGTCGTTCGTTTCGACGGCACCGATCTGGGCAATCGGCCGCCGCAACAACGACGTTTCGCCAATGTCTATCAGGATCACCGACTGTATGATTGGATGACGCTCGCCGAGAATGTGGCATTTCCCTGTCGGGCGCAGCGGTGGCCCCCACACCGAACCGCCATCGCTGTCGACCGGTTGCTCAGGGAATTTGGTTTATCCGATCGAGCGGATCGCCCGGCCAGACTTCTCTCCGGGGGCGAGGCGCAGCGTGCCGCACTGGCCCGTGCGCTGGTCTTTGAACCTCAGGCGCTTCTGTTGGATGAACCCTTCTCCGATCTGGATCCGCCGTTGCGCGGACGTTTGCGTGACCATGTCGCCAGACTGGTGCGAGAACGCGGCATACCGACGATCCTCGTCACGCACGATCGCGATGAAGCGTTGTCTGTTTGCGATCGTCTGGGGATCTTGATCAACGGCGTTCTGCGGCAGTGCGGCGCGCCGCCCGAACTGCTCAACAATCCGGCCGACTCCGAAACCGCGGAGTTCCTCGGTTACGCCAACAGTATGAACGGCACCGTCACACAACTGCGCGGCGGCGTTATCGAGTTTAAGGCCAACGGGCGACGCTGGATCGGCCGGTCTGGAAACGGCCGTCAGTTTGCCGAGGGTGAACACGTGCGGGCACTATTCCGTCCGGCGGATGTGCTCCCCGCCGGCAACGAGCCGCCCGATGCGCCCAATGGAGTGAGCACAACTTGTCTGCAGGTGACGGTCACCGAGCATGTCCGGCGGATCGCATTGGCCGCACCCGCGACGGACCCATGGGTCGCCCACTGGCCGATGGATCTCCCGGTCACTCCCGGTTCGACGGTTCACTGCCGGATCGCCCCGGAGCGACTGCTCGTCTACCTTTAAGATCGCCATGACCGATGGCCGTTTCCAGACCGGTCAATCCACCCATTCGGCGATAAAGACGTTCGTCTCGTACGGTTCTGAGTTGTTGCGATTCGACGCCCAGACCAGTTTGGTCCCGTCGTGATTGAACATGGGAAAACCGTCGAAAGTCTCGTTGGTCGTGATCCGCCGCAGCCCGGAGCCGTCGATGTTGATGATGTACAAGTCAAAGTTGCGACCGTGCGGATCGTCCATGTTTGACGCAAAGATCAGTCGTTTGCCGTCGGGATGGAAATACGGACAGAAACTGGCTGCCGCAAAGTCGGTGATCTTCGTCTTGCTGCTGCCATCGGCGTCCATGACGTACAACTCCAGTTTGCCGGGACGGATCAACCCCTGCTTCAGCAGGCCCCGGTAGTCGGCCGCCTCAGCGGAATCGGCGGGACGGCTGGCGCGGTAGCAGATCTTGCTGCCATCAGCGGAAAAGAATGCGCCGCCGTCGTAACCCACCTCGTGGGTCAAACGGATGACGTTCGAGCCGTCCGGATTCATCGTATACAACTCCAGATCGCCGTCGCGCACGGACGTGAACAGTATCTTCGAGCCGTCCGGCGAGTAGACCGCCTCGGCATCGTAGCCCGGCGTCGTCGTCAGGCGCTTGATGTCCGAGCCGTCGGGATTGACCGAAAAGACGTCGAATCCTTCGTACAAGGCCCAGACATACCCCTGCGACCGATCCGGCTTGGGCGGGCACGAATCATCGACCAGATACGTCGAGCAGTAGATGACGCGCTTCCCATCGGGCGCGAAGAACGAACATGTGGTGACGCCGCCCGGAACCGAAACCTGCCGGACGTCGCCGCCGTCGATGTTCATACTGAAAATTCGGTCGCAGTCGTAGCCGTCGCGCGTGGTCTGAAAAATCAACCGGTCGCCGGTGCTGTTGAAATACGCCTCAGCGTTTTGTCCGCCAAACGTCAACTGACGGATGTTGCGCAGGTGGGTCTCGCCGGGAAATGCGAGCGAATCGATCGGTGCCGCCCCCGATCCGCCCGATTCGCCCCCGCCTTGAAAGGCCCGTGCGAAGCGAACACGCTCGGAGAGCGTCGGGTGGCTGTATCGCCAGAATCGTATGAACGGATGCGGATCGGGATTGGCCAGATTGGCGCTGGCGAGCTTTTCGAATGCGCCCTCCGCGGCCGCCGCGTTGCGTGTCGCCTCCAAACCAAAGATGTCCGCCTGATGCTCGATGTGTCGGCCGAAACCGTTGACCAGCGGCTCGCTGAGGAAGCTGCAAACGCTGAGAAACAGCGCAATCAACGGCAAACTGGCATAGCTCGACAGGCGATCGAACCCGAAACGCTCGGTGTGCATGGCAATGATCCTTGTCATGTAGCGGTGAATGAGGTACGCAAAGATAAACAGCATCATCACGGCGATTCCGAACCCGATCCAGACGTGATTCAGCACGTAGTGTCCCATTTCATGCCCCACGACAAAGAGAACCTCGTCGGGCGACATGGTCGCGATCAGGTTGTCGAAGAGCACGATGCGCTTGGTCTTGCGCAGTCCGGTGACATAGGCGTTGAGCTTCTTGGTTTCCCGCGAAGCGTCGAGCACGAAGACGCGCGACTCGTCGATCCCCGACCGGGACGCCAAATCCAGAATCCGGGTCTTCAGCGGACCTTCGTCCATCGGGCTTTGCTTGTAGAAAAGCGGCGTGATGATCAGGGGAGAAAGAACAATCAGGAAAAACAGGATCGGCACCGAGACCACGCCGACCCAGGCCCACCAGCTTTTGGGACAACGACGGATCAGCGCATAGAGAATCCAGACAAAAACAGCCAGGAGTACGAACGAAACCCCAAAGCCCTTGGCCCAGTCGAGCATGAATGCCCCGACCGTCTGGTTGGACAGTTCATACTGATGCTCGAGCACATAACCGAGGTAGTAGGTCAACGGCAGCGAGGCCGCCTCGGACACGGCCATGAAGAGCAAAAGAAAGATCAGCATCGTGAAGAAACGACGGCGCCCGACGCGTTCGGCCCACGCCAGCATGCGTGCGGCAAACCCGGTGTAGAGAATGACCAGCAGTACCAGCGCCGAATACGCAAAAGTGACAAAGTAGAAGATGTTCCTGGTGGTCGAGTATGCGATCGCCTCCGCGCGGCGTTCCGGAGTCATCTCTCCCCAGCCGGGATCATCTGCGGTCGCGATGGCGGTATCGTGCGCGGCAGTGGCCGCATCCTGGGCGTGACAGGACCCGCCAATCGGCGCCGTTAGGAGCGTCACCAGCAACATCGCCGCTCCCCAAACTGCCCCGTGTGAGAAATGTCGAATAGCCCACCCGTTCACAACGGCAATCTATGACACCGTGTGCGGAACGGGCAATTGCAATGGAGAATCACCCGTCTATTCTGACAACGGCGCGCTGCGGGGGGGTCTAAGAGCGCGGCGCCGCGCCGCGTTCGACCCTGGCACCGTGGCGCTTTGGCCATGAAGAAATCAGCATTAGACGCTCGCTGAGGATCGAATTGACAACGCGTGAGAAATGACCCGGCGCCAACTGCTGCAACGACAGCGGATGCCAGTACATCTTGTTGGGGGCACGGCGGGATTCGGACACGGTGGCCCTCCCTTTGTCGGAAACCGATTCGACAACCGTTGGAACCATCGTGCGTCAGAAAGCCCGTTGTTGATGGAGCCCCGATTAAGCCAAGTTGAAATCCCGGTAAATCGGGGCGAGGTGATGCTATACAGCGATTCGGGCACGACTCCCGGTCGGTGCCGGCCGGACTCAACGTTTCGGCCGGGTCTCCGGGCCGGTTCGCGGCAGGCCCAGCGGTGTCAATGTCAGGTGTCCCGCCAGAATATGATCGACGACGCTCACCAATCGATTGGGCGGGAGTTGCTGGAGCGCCAGCGGATGCCAGCAAAACTTCGCGGGCCGTCGGTTCCGTTCCATCGCACACCTCCGTACCGGCGATCTATGGCCATCACGAGGAGGTGGTGAGGGTTCCTTCCCCGCACGCGTCAACGATCGGGAAGATCGGCTTGCTGGCTTGACGGTGAGGCGACGGTCTTCCTATGTCAAATACGTACCGTCGCCGAATTGCGTGAGCAAAATCGTGACCCTGTGATCGTGCGCGTCATTTTCCCGATTGACTCCGCGCACCGGCACGCGACAGTATCGTCGGTCGTCTGCCGGCTCCGGCGTGTCCGGGGCGTTCTGTTGCACGGACACAACACAGACGAAAATTCGGGACAATTGACGTATCATGCGCGTCATGCGAGACGGATTCCA
Above is a window of Candidatus Zixiibacteriota bacterium DNA encoding:
- a CDS encoding acetyl-CoA C-acetyltransferase → MTPDVMICEGARTPFGEFCRSLKDVSAIDLGAHAAKAAMAKSNVKPETVDHVIMGNATQTSGDALYGARHVGLKSGVPITTPGLTVNRICGSGLQAIVSAAQLIQLGDAQIVLAGGMENMSQTPHVIRGARWGIPLGQAPMEDQLWTALTDPFCGLNMAQTAEKLAEQHGITRRDADQYALRSFTAAQNARQKCWLSSEIAPVELPGRRGETITIKDDEHIRETSLEQLAALKPVFKKDGIVTAGNASGINDGAAVLVIASKQVAEKHGLKVLGRLVSYGIAGVPPEIMGIGPVDAIKLALQRAKLDLRDLDLVEINEAFAAQYLACEKALGLPREKANVNGGAVAIGHPLGASGARLTLTLLYEMHRRGSRYGCASLCIGGGQGIAAIYERVG
- a CDS encoding acetate--CoA ligase family protein, with protein sequence MNTPEGLDKIFKPRSVAVIGATSRPGTIGRELTHNLIAFDFKGKIFPVNPTAQYIHSIKCYPSVLDIPDPVDLAMIVVRRDLVLGIVEECGQKGVGGIVIITAGFRETGAEGAALEDRIMERCRHYKMRLIGPNCFGVINTNESVSLNATFARTPPLPGRIGFMSQSGALGEAILNHARRLGIGFSMFASVGNKTDVSGNTLLSYWRDDPDTQIILLYLESFGDAESFTRIAREVSRSKPIIAVKSGKTFAGARATISHTGAMAGHDIGVDALFDQCGVLRVESMEELFDLALAMDRQPVPRGNRVAILTNAGGPGILATDAAVNSGLEMATLADKTVATLRANLPAAAATGNPVDMIASADGKDYRMALDALFADANVDALICIFVPPVMIDELAVAEAIIDARGGTDKPLLACFMGPGEGMAGSARLKSAGIPVYTFPEEIANVYRMMHKYNVWRARPARGAGPVPDRVEQARRKLTELAAAGTQQLSGQTAGEVLAMAGIPTAPLRTAADPTAAVSIAESLGYPVVLKLEADGLTHKTEIGGVIVDIRTADEVTRHYAQLIMRAQKSKLMHPRIAVQAMVDGGVEMALGMVRDPKFGPLVMCGLGGVFIEVVRDIAFRLPPVTREDAREMVESLKGYKLLTGYRGAPPCDLNPLLDALVAISQLVSGMPCLHELDINPFVVTPAGETSCAIDARILFADSV
- a CDS encoding ABC transporter ATP-binding protein, translating into MATPSSKNARVSLTVGNLFVRYGGYTAVNDVSFEVGGGTILGIIGPSGAGKSSILAALTGLIASTGVVRFDGTDLGNRPPQQRRFANVYQDHRLYDWMTLAENVAFPCRAQRWPPHRTAIAVDRLLREFGLSDRADRPARLLSGGEAQRAALARALVFEPQALLLDEPFSDLDPPLRGRLRDHVARLVRERGIPTILVTHDRDEALSVCDRLGILINGVLRQCGAPPELLNNPADSETAEFLGYANSMNGTVTQLRGGVIEFKANGRRWIGRSGNGRQFAEGEHVRALFRPADVLPAGNEPPDAPNGVSTTCLQVTVTEHVRRIALAAPATDPWVAHWPMDLPVTPGSTVHCRIAPERLLVYL
- a CDS encoding M48 family metalloprotease encodes the protein MTLLTAPIGGSCHAQDAATAAHDTAIATADDPGWGEMTPERRAEAIAYSTTRNIFYFVTFAYSALVLLVILYTGFAARMLAWAERVGRRRFFTMLIFLLLFMAVSEAASLPLTYYLGYVLEHQYELSNQTVGAFMLDWAKGFGVSFVLLAVFVWILYALIRRCPKSWWAWVGVVSVPILFFLIVLSPLIITPLFYKQSPMDEGPLKTRILDLASRSGIDESRVFVLDASRETKKLNAYVTGLRKTKRIVLFDNLIATMSPDEVLFVVGHEMGHYVLNHVWIGFGIAVMMLFIFAYLIHRYMTRIIAMHTERFGFDRLSSYASLPLIALFLSVCSFLSEPLVNGFGRHIEHQADIFGLEATRNAAAAEGAFEKLASANLANPDPHPFIRFWRYSHPTLSERVRFARAFQGGGESGGSGAAPIDSLAFPGETHLRNIRQLTFGGQNAEAYFNSTGDRLIFQTTRDGYDCDRIFSMNIDGGDVRQVSVPGGVTTCSFFAPDGKRVIYCSTYLVDDSCPPKPDRSQGYVWALYEGFDVFSVNPDGSDIKRLTTTPGYDAEAVYSPDGSKILFTSVRDGDLELYTMNPDGSNVIRLTHEVGYDGGAFFSADGSKICYRASRPADSAEAADYRGLLKQGLIRPGKLELYVMDADGSSKTKITDFAAASFCPYFHPDGKRLIFASNMDDPHGRNFDLYIINIDGSGLRRITTNETFDGFPMFNHDGTKLVWASNRNNSEPYETNVFIAEWVD